GCCGAACTTTGCCCCATCGGTCCGGCGATAAAGCTGCGACCGTTGGGCATGTCGAGCTTCGTAGCCTCGTCCAGGTGGCTGACGTTATTGAACTTGATCCCGCCGCCCGGTTTACGCTCACTGCGGGTATAGGACTTTACAGCCTCGTTCATACTGACGATCTGAGATCCAGTGACTCCAGTTTCGTATTGCTCGATAAAAGCAATCGCCGCCTGCACGGTGGCACCGCTGGCGATATTGCGAGCAAGCTTCATCGCTCTGTCACTAAATCCCTCGACCGGATAGAAATCACTGAGGCCACGCTTCACGTTGCGGTCGGTGTTCGACTTGATAAACACCATGTCGCTCGCGCAGATGTACTCCCAGTCGCTGCCACTGGCGTTCCACTCGGCAAAGTAACCGAGGTGGTCTTCGATATCCCGTTCCGGTGTATGCACGCCAAACGACCAGCTGCTCGGCTCACTGTCCCAGTTCAACAGATGTGGATGATGAAAAGCAACGTACTCTTCAAGTTCGCGAACCATGCCGCGAGGCTCGGTAATATATTCGGGCTCAACGATGCGTGACTTCACCTGACCGTAGCCAACGTGATGTAACCGCAAGGGTGCCTCACCGTCGCGTGTGCCGCGTTGAAAAATTTCGCGCTCGAGGTTCCCCGACCATTTGTTGAGGTCTTCGAATTCATCGAGAAGATCCTGAACGATACTGACCAGCTGCGGGTTTGCGTTGCGTTTACTGCGGCCCATCGCCGTGTAGGTAAAGCCGGTGCCGATTACGTAATTCGTCAAGTCATCGAGCACGCCAGTGAGGTACGGGTTGAGTTTCACCATCACGCGGGCAATACTCCGCATGTCAGTGAGATCCTGCTCAGTCTCGATGACTGGACGGTCACGCCCATCTTCGCGGGCGTCAGTCGCCGCCATGCCGAGCATCGCACCCAGCGGTTGACCAAACGAGTCTGTCAGCCACTCACGCGGATCAACGTAGTTCGTGTAATCCATGTAGCCATGCAGTGACTCAGCGGTCAGCGACTGTGAACGAGCGATCTCCTGATACTCAAGCTCTCGGACCTCGCGCAGCAGCTTAAGCTCATCACGGCGGGTCCGAAGATCCTCAACCGTGACAGCCGTGCTGTGATTGTGCTGTGCAGTTCCGTTGCTCACAAAAACTTCCCTATCTACGCAAAAAGCCCACGAGCACGGTTAAGTGTTATGCTCGTGGGCTTATGGTTTGCCCATCCATGAACAGGTTGGATACTGCGTCGTGCAGCAGGTTCGTTGTGGCAGCAGCTCAGGATTTGCGGTCAATAAGCTGCTGCAGCTCTCTTCATCACTTTCAGGTTTGTGCGGTTATTGAAGTTTCACTACCGGCTTCAGGACGACTCAATAATCAACTTGGGATTCCCAAGCTTGGAGCCGTGCTTTGGCATCACTACCGAAATGCGAGAAACTTCGCGGCCCGACCGGCTCTGAAGTGCTTCAAGTATCGCTTGATCAAGCAGGTCATGTGCTCGCCTCGACTGATTCCGGTTGTTTTCGGATAATGAAATATTATTACAATTCACTTGGTCTGCTGGCATCTTGCCTGCTCCGGTCCGGGGTGTCAACGTGTTTTCTGGAATTCTTGCAAATAAAGCTGGAAATAATAACGAACGGCATAAACTAACTGGCATAAGCGATGCGACACCGGCATTTGTAGTGGGCTTTGGGGCCAAGCGGGAACTTCTCAGCCCAGACCGAACGCGGCTGACCATGGAGCGGCTCGCAGATCGGACACACGCGGTCATCATCCTCAGTCCACCAGGTATCCTCTTCCGAGCTGAGACCGGCCTGCTGCTTTGTTGCTTCCCCGGCGTGAGTGATGGCATCAGTCACTTCGCTGACGGCCATGCGTTCGATTCGGGCGGGGCTGAAGACTTCCTTCAGGGCATGCCGCACATCGGAGAAACTCGGCGGCTTTGTGCTCGCGGGCGGCCCCGCTGTTTTTGTTGCGGGCGGGCTCGCCTTCAGGTTGTCCGCCATCATCGATAAACCACCGACCGTCGCGGCTGCGGCGGCCCAGTTTGCCTGCATCTTCTC
This genomic interval from Gimesia alba contains the following:
- a CDS encoding phage portal family protein — encoded protein: MSNGTAQHNHSTAVTVEDLRTRRDELKLLREVRELEYQEIARSQSLTAESLHGYMDYTNYVDPREWLTDSFGQPLGAMLGMAATDAREDGRDRPVIETEQDLTDMRSIARVMVKLNPYLTGVLDDLTNYVIGTGFTYTAMGRSKRNANPQLVSIVQDLLDEFEDLNKWSGNLEREIFQRGTRDGEAPLRLHHVGYGQVKSRIVEPEYITEPRGMVRELEEYVAFHHPHLLNWDSEPSSWSFGVHTPERDIEDHLGYFAEWNASGSDWEYICASDMVFIKSNTDRNVKRGLSDFYPVEGFSDRAMKLARNIASGATVQAAIAFIEQYETGVTGSQIVSMNEAVKSYTRSERKPGGGIKFNNVSHLDEATKLDMPNGRSFIAGPMGQSSAPLYLEVLQALLRAIGTRFSMPEYMVSGDASNGNYASSVEAGTPFVKACEAKQFFYSSHFKDMMWRVIRFGFAAGRFKGYANSFQEIKRQIEIDVAAPDIEVRDPHIATQRRAILFGKGILSAKTWAAQEGEDYEQELENIRADKKDNFEPVPNIISGSSVAVPAALGAPDMELGNASAPTAGSPAETPVASPALESIAKTIIGDIFSEAYP